The genomic region GTCCAGCAAGGGCAATTGCCGCGTCAGGGACAACATCAGGGCAATGGCGTGTTCCGCCACGGCCCGGGCGTTGGCACCGGGGGCGACGGTGACGGCCACGCCCCGTTGGCGGGCGGCTTCGAGGTCAATGCCGTCAATGCCCGCGCCGTTCTTGGCCACGATGCGCAGGGCGGGCGCGGCCTCCAGCACCCGCTGTGTGATGGGTTTGATGCCGCGCACCACCAGGGCTTGCGCACCGGTTTCGGCCAGCCGCTGCACCAGCAGGTCTTCTGTCACCGGCTCGGCCATGAAGTGGATCTGGCCGCCAGCGGCCTGGACGATGGCCTGGGCTTCCGGGGCCCAGTGCGCTGCAGTGACGAGTACGTGGAAAGTGGCTTGGCTCATGCGGAAGGTGTGCGAGGTGAGGGCAAAAAAGTGAGAGGGAAGCGGTCGCGGAAGCGAGTTCTCGTTCAGCCTGGCTGTGTGGCCCAGTCGGGTTGCAGGCGCACATGGCGAATGTGCTGGCGGAACACCGTGTAGGCCAGGTGCAGCGTGCCATTGGCCTCCTGGCGCAGCGACGGATACGAATATTCGCGGTTGCGGCCTTGCTCGGAGTCGTTGCTCATGCACCAGCCGTCGCCCACCTCCAGGTTGCGCTGCCAGGGCCAGGTCAGGCCATCGTCGGCCGACAGGGCCAGCGTCATGGGTGCGCGGGGCGCGCCCCAGAAGGCCTTGCGTGCCTGCGCGGTAGCAGCCACTGTGGCACCCTTGGCACCTTCGCCGGTGTCCTCCAGCTCGTCGTACAGCGACTCGCGCCGTTCGGTAGCGTTGGCGGCGCTGCTGGCGTTAAAGATCATGGCCAGCCGCCCATCGGCCAGGCGCAGGGCCTGGATGGACGAGTTGTTGTTGGGCAGCTGCGTGGGCTCGGGCGCCTGCCAGGTCTGCCCGCCATCGGTGCTGCGGCTGCGGTAAATGTGGTCCGCCCAGCGGCTGCGGAAGAACGCCAGCAGGCTGCCATCGGCGGCAGGCACGATGTTCATGTGCACGCAACCCAGGCTGCCCGGCACGGTCACGGCCTGCCAGCTGCGGCCCTGGTCGGTGGATCGCAGCACGCCGCTGTCGTCGTGGCTGCCGTCCCACGGCTGGCCCGCTTGCGCGCGGCAGTGAAAGATGGGCAGCAGCCAGCTGCCATCGCTGTGCACATGGATGGGCTGGCGCACAAACGTGCCTGCCGGGGCCTCGGCCAGCGTTTCAGGGGCCGACCAGGTGTGGCCATGGTCGGTGGAACGGCGCACCCGCACCACGGCCGTGTTCTGGTGGCCCGAGAGCTGTGCCGTGTGCAGCAGCCACAGCGTGCCATCGGGCGCAGGAAAGAGGATGGGGTTCTGCTCAGACCGCTCGGCATCGTGCGAGAGCTGTACCGCGGGGCTCCACTGCTGCGCACCGGGAGCGAGGCGCGACATGAAGACCGAGATGTCTGATCGCCCCTCCATGGAGCCACCAAACCAGACGCAGCCCAGGCTGCCGTCACCCAGCACCATCAGGTTGGCTGCGTGCGCCTGTACGCGGGGCGAGGGCAGGTCGGCCACCTCGCGGGTGGGGTCATCGGGGTGCGCTTGCAGCAGGCCGTCAGGCATGGGGTTCTCCAGGAAATCAAAAGTGGGCCTTGTCGAGGCACAAAAGAAGGCGTACGAAAAAGTGGAATGGCCACCTGACGAGTGCTGTGCTGGTGCCAGCGATCGTCAGGCGGTCTGCGCCCCTGAGGTATCAGTCAGCCTTGATCTTGGCCGTCTTGATCAGGTTGCCTACGCGCTGGTACTCACCGGGTAAAAAGCTGCGCAGTTCGCTCGCGCTGCCATTGCCCACGGATACGCCCAGCTCACCCAGCTTGGCGGCCACCTCGGGCATCTTCAGCGTCTTGGCCAGGGCGGCCGACAGCTTGGCTGTCACGTCGGCAGGTGTCTTGGCGGGGGCAAACAGGGCATACCAGGCCGAGAACTCGAACTGGGGGTAGCCCAGTTCGGCCAGGGTGGGCACATCGGGCAGGTCTGGCAGGCGTGTGGCACTGCCTACGGCCAGCGCGCGCACCTTGCCGCCGCGCAGCAGGGGCATGGAGTTGGTGGCCGTGTCAAAGATGATGGGCACGCGACCGCCGATCAGGTCGATGATGTGCGCATTGCCGCCCTTATAGGGGATGTGCACCATGTTGACCTTGGCAATCGACAGGAACAGCTCGCCTGCCAGATGCAGCGGCGAGCCGTTGCCGGACGAGCCGTACATGATGGCCTGCGGGTCTTTGCGGGCGGCGTCCACCACGTCCTTGAGTGACTTGTAGGGCGAGTCTGCTGCGGTAATGATGATGATGGGCGCGCGGCCAATCATGCCGATGGGCTCAAAGTCCTTGAGCGGGTCGTAGTCGGCCTTCAGCAGGTGCGGGCTGGCAGCGTGGGTGGCCAGGCCGCCCACCAGCAGTGTGTGGCCGTCGGCCGGTGCCTTGGCGACGATGCCTGCGCCCAGCAAGGCACCGGCTCCGGGTTTGTTGTCGATGATTGCAGGGGTGCCCAGCACCTCGCCCATCTTTTGCCCCAGCAGGCGGCCCAGCATGTCGTTGGCACCGCCCGCAGGGTACGGCACCACCATGGTGATGGGTTTGCTGGGGAAGCCGCCCTGTGCCTGCGCCAGGATGGGCGCGAGGGGCAGGGCACCAGCCAGCGCCAGGCTGGCCATGGCAGCCAGCAGCGGTCTGCGCGAGACGGGTTTGCGTGTGTTCATGGTCTTGTCTCCTTGGTTGATTGGTTTTATTGACCTGTGGCGTGGCCCGTCGCCGCGGGCTTGCGCCGTATGAATCCGTCCGGGGGCGTCAGCTCAATCCAGCTGCCCCTGGCAAACATACTTGGTGTGCAGGTAGTCGTCCAGCCCATGGGTCGAGCCCTCGCGGCCATAGCCCGATTCCTTCACCCCCCCGAACGGCGCGGCCTCTGCGGCCAGCGCCCCTTCGTTGATGCCGACAATGCCGGTTTCCAATCCATCGGCCACGCGCCAGATGCGGCGCACGTTCTGGCTGTAGAAGTAGGCGGCCAGCCCGAACGGTGTGTCGTTGGCTGCGGCTATCACCTCAGCTTCGTCATCAAACACCGTGAGCGGTGCCACCGGGCCAAAGGTCTCTTCGCAGGCGCAGGCCATGGTGGCGTCCGCGCCGCTGAGTACGGTGGGGGCGTAGTAGTTGGGGCCCAGGTGGGCCAGGCGCTGGCCGCCCGTGAGCACCTTGGCTCCGCGGGCCACGGCGTCGTTGACGTGCCGCTCAATCTTCTCCACCGCCCGGTCGTTGATCATGGGGCCGATCTGCGAGGCTGGGTCACTGGCCGGGCCTACCTTCAAGGCGGCCACGGCGGCGGTGAGCTTTGAGGCAAAGGCATCGAACACGCTGCGGTGTACGAACACCCGGTTGGGGCACACACAGGTCTGCCCCCCGTTGCGGAACTTGGCGGCCATGAAGCCCTGCACGGCAGCGTCCACATCGGCATCTTCAAACACGATGAAAGGCGCGTTGCCGCCCAGCTCCAGAGACAGCTTCTTGAGCGTGTCCGCACTGCGGCGCGCCAGGTGCTTGCCCACGGGGGTGGAGCCTGTGAAGGTGATCTTGCGCACCCGGCTGTCGTCCAGCCACACGTCCACCACGGCAGGCGTGTTCTGGCGCGAGGCGGTGACGATGTTGAGCACGCCCGCTGGCACGCCCGCCTCATGGGCCAGCTGCACCAGGGCCAACGAGGTGAGCGGCGTGTCTTCAGCCGGCTTGCACACCACGGTGCAGCCTGCGGCCAGGGCCGGGGCGATCTTGCGGGCGATCATCGCGGCGGGGAAGTTCCAGGGCGTGATGGCGGCGACCACGCCCACGGGCTCCTTCAGCGCAAACATGCGGCGGCCCGGCACGGGGGCGGGAATCACCTCGCCGTTCATGCGCGTGGCCTCTTCGCCAAACCACTCGATGTAGCTGGCGGCATAGGCCACCTCGCCTTTGCCTTCGGCCAGGGGCTTGCCTTGCTCCAGCGAGATCAATGCGCCCAGGTCGTCCTGGTGGGCCAGTACCAGATCGTTCCAGCGTTTGATGATGGCGGCGCGTTGCTTGGCGGGGACTTTGCGCCAGGTGGGAAAGGCAGCATGGGCTGCATTGAGCGCAGCCAAAGCTTCGGGCGCGCCGGAGTCGGGGACGGAGGTGATGACTGCACCGGTGGCCGGGTTGGTCACATCGAGGCGAGGGCCGGCAAAGGCTGCCCACTGGCCTGCAATGAAGTTGGCGCTGCGGACGAGGTCGGGGCGGGCGAGGGAAAGCGTGGTGGACATGGGTTTGAATGAAAAGTGGCCCTAGCGCACGTATGTTGAGCGCAGGCAGCTATGTTTTTGATAGTGAATGCGCATAGGCGTCAGCTGACAATTCCCATGTGCCATGGCACAAATTCATGGTCGCCCAGGCCCAGCAGCTCGCTCTTGGTCTGCTCGCCGCTGGCATGGCGCAGGATCTGCTCGAAGATGCGCTGGCCCATCTCCGGCACGGTGCATTCGCCGTCGATCACCACGCCGCAGTTGATGTCCATGTCTTCCTCCAGCCGGGTGAACATGGGCGTGTTGCTGGCCAGCTTGATGGTGGGCGCAGGCTTGCTGCCAAACATGGAGCCGCGCCCGGTGGTAAAGCAGATGAGCTGTGCGCCGCTGGCAATCTGGCCGGTGGAGGCCACGGGGTCGTAGCCGGGTGAGTCCATGAACACAAAGCCGTGCTCGGTGATGGGCTCGGCGTATTCGTACACCGCACGCAGGGGCGTGGTGCCGCCCTTCATCGCGCTGCCCAGTGATTTTTCAAAGATGTTGGCCAGCCCGCCCGCCTGGTTGCCGTGGCCCACCACGCCGTTGAACTGGGCGTTCTGGCCTGCGGTGTATTTCTCCCACCAGGCCAGGCGGTCCAGCAGCTTCTGGCCGACTTCAGGGCTGATGGCGCGGCGGGTGAGCATGAATTCCACGCCGTGGATTTCGGGCGTCTCGCTCAGGATGGCGGTGCCGCCGTGGCGCACCAGAATGTCCATGGCCGCGCCCAGTGCGGGGTTGGCGGTGATGCCGGAAAAGCCGTCCGAGCCACCGCACTCCAGCCCGATCTTGAGGTGGCTGGCGGGGACGGTGCTGCGGCGTGCGGCGTTGGCAGCGGGCAGCATGGATTCAATGGCGGCAATGCCCGCAGCAATCGTGGCGCGGGTGCCTCCCACGTCCTGCATCACCATGGTGTGCAGCTGTGGGCCTGTCTTGAGTCCCTGGGATTCGACCAAGCCATCCACCTGGTTGCGCTCGCAGCCCAGGCCCACGATGAGCACGCCCGCCAAGTTGGGGTGGCGCGCATAGCCCGCCAGCGTGCGGCGCAGTACATCAAAGTGCTCGCTGGGTGACGACATGCCGCAGCCGCTGGTCTGCGCAAAGGCCACCACGCCATCCACGTTGGGGTAAGCGGCCAGCCGCTCGGGCGTGAAGTGCGCGGCGATGTTCTTGATCACCGTGGCCGAACAGTTCACCGACGAGAGGATGCCGATGAAGTTGCGCGTGCCCACCTGCCCATCGGCGCGCACATAGCCTTCAAAGGTGGCGCGCTGCGCCTCGGGCACGTAATCCACGGGCCGCACATCGGTGCCAAAAGCCGGGTCGCGGTAGTAGTCCACCAGCTGCAGGTTGTGGCTGTGCACGTAGTCGCCCGGCTCCAGATCGCGCGTGGCCACGCCGATCACGGTGTCGTACTTTTTGACCTGCTCTCCCGCTGCAATGCGGCGGGCCGCAATCTTGTGCCCTGCGGGCACCTGGGCGCGGGTGCGCACGCCCAGCTCCGCAATCTCCTGCCCCAGGGCCAGGACGGTCTTGGCGACCAGCACGTTGTCGTTGGGGTGCAGGTGCAGCAGGGGGCTATCGGTGCGGGACATCAGGGCGCTTTCTGTCGTGGGGCGTCAATGGGCTGGGTGGCTGGGCGGGCTGGTCGGCTGCTTCAGCTTTTCATCAGCTCGCGCAGTTTCAGTTTGTCGATGAGCATGGTTTCCTTCTGGTAGACCGTGTTCACGTACTTTTCGTAGTCGGGGCCATCCAGGTAGAGCAGGGGGGCGTCCAGCTTGTCCGCCACGGCCTTGAACTCGGGGCTGGCCACCGCCTGGCGGAAGGCTTCGCGCAGCTTGGCCAGAATGGCGGGGTCCACCCCCTTGGGGGCGCCAATGCCGTTGGGGGCGTCCACCACCACGTTGTAGCCCAGCTCTTTCAGGGTCGGCGTGTCCTTGAAGCGCGCAGTGCGCAGCTCGCCCCAGGTGGCCAGCAGGCGCAGCTTGCCCGCCTCGACATGCGGAGCCCACGAACTGCTGTCGGCCAGGGCATCCACATGCCCGCCCAGCACGCCTTGCAGCGCTTCGGCACCACCCTTGTAGGGCACGTGGTTGAGCTGGATGCCTGCGGCCATTGCAAACTCTTCCATGCCCACATGGGTAGCACCACCCACACCTGCGTGGGCATAGGTCACCTTGCCTGGGTTGGCTTTGGCAAAGTCCACAAAGTCCTTCAGGGTCTTGAAAGGGGAGGCTGCTGGCACCGCAATGCCAAAGGTCTGGCCCGAGGTGCGGGCGATGTAGGCAAAGTCCTTGCGCGGGTCGGCCTGCAGGGTGCCCAGCTGCGAGAAGCGCGTGACAGAAATCGGAATCTGCCCCACGGTGTAGCCATCGGGCTTGGCCGATGCCAGGGCCTTGGCACCGATCATGCCGGAGGCACCCACCTTGTTCTCCACCGCAATGCTTTGCCCCAGCACGCGCCCGGCCACGGTGCACAGGGCACGCATGGACTGGTCGGCCGTGCCGCCCGCAGGCCAGGGGCAGATGAAGGTGATGGGGCGCTCAGGCCAGTTCTGGGCTGCTGTGCGGCTGGATGTGAGTGCAAGTGCGCTGGCGCTCAAAGTGCCCAGCACCAGCTGGCGCCGCCCGATGCGGGGTGTCTGCATGGCAATGTCTCCGTGGGGAATTTCTCGTTGTTGGAGACCATTGTTGGGAAATGCTGCATAACAATCCAATGAAAATACGGACTGGCTTCATTGCAAATGGGTTATGAAGCGTTCTTCCGTTTGCGCATGTTGAAGGATTTACCGATGGCTCTGATTGACCGTGTTTTGCGCAGCAACCTCAAGCTGCGCCATCTGCAAATGCTGGTGGCGCTGGACCAGTTCCGCCACCTGGGGCGGGCGGCGGAGTTTCTGTCCGTCACGCAACCTGCGGTTTCCAAGACGCTGGCGGAGATCGAATCGATGTTTGGTCTGCCGCTGTTCGAGCGATCCACTCGCGGCACCGAGCCCACGGCCGCGGGGGCCAGCGTGGTGCGCTTTGCCCGCTCGGTGCTGGCGGGCTACGACCGCACGCGCGATGAAATTGCCGCCGAGGCCAGCGGTGCCATGGGCCGCACCAGCGTGGGCGTAATGGTGGCGGCCACACCCACCTTGCTGGCGCAGGCGGTGGAGCGGCTCAAGGCCCGTTCCAGCCGCACCACGGTACTGATTGATGAGGGCGACCTGACCCGGCTGCTGCCCCGTCTGCGCCTGGGCGAGCTGGACCTGTTTGTGGGCCGACTGGAGCCCGGCTACGCCTCGCCCGACCTCGAAACCGAAGCCCTGTACCAGGACCCCATGGTGGCCGTGGTGCACCCCGGCCACGCGCTGGCCCGCAAGCGCGCGGTGCGGTGGGAGGACATTGCCCGCCAGCCCTGCGTGCTGCCACCCCCCTGGGCTTCGCTGCGGGTCAAGCTGGAGCAGCAGTTTTTTGCCCACGGGCTGCATCCCCCGGTGGACATTGTGGAGTCCGCGTCTTTCCTCGCGCAGATCACCTTTTTGCAGCAGCGGGGTGCGGTGGCCTTCATGGCCCGTTCGGTGGCGCAGCACTTTGCGGCGCTGGGCATGCTGGCGGTGCTCAAGCTGGCCGTGACGGTGGAGCTGCCTCCTGTGGGGCTTATCACCCTGCGCGACCAGCGGGTAACCCCGGTGACGGCGCAACTGGTGGAGTGCCTGCGCGAGGTGGCGCGGGGCATGGGTTAGAGCCCAGCAGGAATAGTCTGGATCTTCTCGCGTGGGTTGTGGCGCGCTCCGTGACGGGGCTTGGTCAGCAAGCGGCAGGGAGCGTCAATGAGCATCAGCAAACTCGGCCAGCAACTCCAGCACGCTCTGTACCGCGGGTGAAGGGTGGTGGCGGTGCGCCACGGCCATGGGGCGCATCAGGGTGGGACTGAGGGGGCGCACCTGCACCTCGGGGGCACCTTGCAGGTCTTGCACTTCTTCCAGTGGCAGCAGGGCGGCGCATCGGCTGGCCGTTGCCAGGCTTTTCAGGGCCCCAGGGTAGCTCAGGGTCAGAAACGGGCGGGCATGGTGGCCCGCCTGACCAAACCAGTGGGCGATCAAGCCGTGCATTTGCGTGGCTGGCGCGAACGATGCCCAGCGCCTGCTGGCGAGCCAGTCGGGTGTGATGGTGTCTGGGGCCTCCCAGCTGGCAGGCAACAGTGCCACCATCGGGTCGTTGCGCCACGGGGTCTGGCGCACTTCGGGCAGTGGGGGCTGGGGGCTGGCGATGATGGCAAGGTCCAGCGTGCCAGCCTTGAGGCGCTGCATGGACTCTGCCGAACCCACCGCCTCCAGCCGCAGCTCTACCCCTGGGCAGCGCTGGGCCAATGCCTCCAGCATGAGGGGGAGCAGCCGGGTGCTCACCCCTGCGGAAACGCCCACGCGCACCACTCCCTCGCGCCCCGCAGCGCGGCGGCGCACGCGCTCCACCAGATCGTCACTGGCCAGCAGCAGTTGTCGCCCCTCTTGCACCAGCACTTCCCCCGCTGGCGTCAGCTCTGCCTGCCGGCGGCCACGCACTACCAGCTCTGCCTCCAGGCGCGTTTCCAGTTCCTTGATGTGCAAGCTCACGGTGGGCGGAGCCAGGTGCAGGGCCTGCGCTGCAGCGGCGAAGGTGCCCAGGTCTGCAATGGCGACCAGGGTTTGCAGTTGGTCCAGGTTGAGATTGCGCATGGGTTACATCAGAGTTTATGAATTCAATTGTCAGTTAATTCAACTTTACAGATGTTAGCCGCGGCACGAGCATGCTGATCCATGAAGCCAACGCCTGTGACCTCTTCCTGTGTTCCAGCCGAGCAGACCTCGCTTCCGGCGAATCCCGTTCCCCCAGCCTTGGCGGTGCGCCCGTGTGGGTTGGCGGGCCAGGCATGGCGAGGTTGGCTGGCGCGAGCGGCGCACTTGATGATGCGGGCAGAGCAACGCATTACCGCGCAATTCAGGGTGCCGCCGGGTGGGGGATGATGGGCCACCGTGCAGCTTTCTCCCACGGTGCCCGCGATGGGGTTGTGTCTGGGTTTGCACAATAAAAAAGCGCTGCCAAGGCAGCGCTGTGGGGTGGGAAAACGGCGGCCAGAGGTTGTCCGCCTTGACCCTTAAAACGCGGGAAACACTGCGCCCTTGTACTTTTCCTGGATGAAGTTCTTCACTTCCGGTGTGCGCAGCGCCTTCACCAGCTTCTGAATGTTGGGGTCGTTCGCACGGTCCTTGCGGGCAGCAACAAAGTTGGCGTAGTGGGAATCCCCGGGCTCCAGAAACAGTGCGTCCTTCGACGGGTTCAGCTTGGCCTCGATGGCGTAGTTGGTGTTGATGAGGGAGAGGTCCACGTCGTCCAGTGCGCGGGGCAGCAGGGCCGCTTCAAGTTGGCGGAAGCGCAGCTTTCTGGGGTTTTTGACAATGTCGATGGGTGTTGCCGTGATGTTCTTCGGGTCCTTCAGCTCGATCAGCCCCTGGGATTGCAGGAGGAGCAGCGCGCGGCCGGTGTTCGATGGATCGTTCGGAATGGCGACGGTGGCGCCGTCCTTGAGTTCGTTGACCGATTTGATCTTCTTGGAGTAGGCCCCGAACGGCTCGATGTGCACATTGCCATTGGGTACGGCCACGATGCTGCTCTTGCGGTCTTTGTTGTAGCTGTCCAGATACGGCTGGTGCTGGAAGTAGTTGGCGTCCAGCTGCTTGTCTTCCACGGCTGCATTGGGCTGGATGTAGTCGCTGAATTCGCGCACCTGCAGATCGATGCCTTCAGCCTTGAGGCGGGGCTTCACAAAGTTCAGGATCTCGGCGTGCGGCACTGAGGACGCGGCCACTTTCAGGACCACGTCAGCAGCTTGGGCGCTCAAAGCCAGAGTGGCAAAGGCCAGAGCGGAAAGGGCTTTTTTCAGCATTGCAATGTCTTTCAAAGAGGGAAGATGACTTCCGGCCGTCAGACCGGGCTGTTGCAAAGTTTAATTCCCTCATTTGGTGCGTAACAGGTTTTTATTTTCATATCGATATAACGTAGTGGTTTCTTATTTCAATAAGTGCTTTTGTAGATTGAGGGCAAAAATTGCCATCAGCGCATATCCTGAAAGCGCAAGCAGCTATGAAATAAGGAGCAACCGGGCGGGAGGCTGTGTGCGGCAGAAGACTGATTACCAGTACTGTGGGTAGCGAGCCTGGCGCGTCAGGTTGTTGTACAGCAGCGCGACCAGCACCAGGACCACTGCCCCTGCCAGGGTGGGGAACCACAGAAACCCCCATCCAGGCTGCGCCAGAAAGATGATGACGGGATTGGAACCGGCGGGTGGATGCACCGTGCGCGTCCACATCATCAAGGCGATGGCGGTGCCTACGGCCAGGGCCATGGCCCACCAATGGGGTCCCGCGCACTGCAGAAATGCCAGCCCGGTCAGCGAACTCAGGAAATGGCCCGCCACCACGTTGCGAGGTTGCGAGAAAGGCACATCCGGAAAGCCAAACACCAGCACGCACGAGGCACCGAAGGACCCGAGGATGAGGGACAAGGCCCACTGCTGTCCCGCCAGAGCCACCGTGGCAATCGCGAGGACGCCCCCGAGTCCGGCCAATGCGATGGCCCTGAGGGGAGGGCGTGGGGGCAAGGCAGCACGCTGGCCGCGGAGTTTATGGAACAGCATGGATGGGTCTCGCAATCGAAGTGGGAGCGTTCAAAGGGGATGGTCATGTAGACAAGTCTGTCTACATGCTTGAATGCTAGGCGATGTAGACAGATTTGTCTACCATTGCATGCCATGACCAATCTGTTGTTCGCCGTGCAAGGCCATGAGCCGGATCTCGCCTCGATGGGCGCCAGGGAGCGCATCCTGCACACCGCTCACATGCTCTTTTATCGGGAGGGGATTCGTGCCACAGGCATTGACAGGATCATTGCCGAGGCCCGCGTCACCAAAGTCACCTTCTATCGGCAGTTCCCCAGTAAACAAGACCTGGTGGTGGCCTACCTGGAGCACCGGCACGCGGTCTGGATGCAATGGTTTCGATCAGCCTTGGAACAGCCCCCGGCCGACGGCAGCTTTGCGCTGCAGTGCGTGGTGCAGGCCATGCAGGCATGGTTTGAAATGCCCGATTTCCGTGGTTGCGCCTTCATCAATGGCGTGGCGGAAGCCGAGGGGCTGGGGGCAGAGGTTGTGGACATTGCCCGACGTCACAAGCGGGAGATGACCCAGGCAATCGCCGCCCAGCTGCCACCGGACCCTGCCTACGCGGCGCTGGCAGAAGCCGTGGCCATGGCGGTGGATGGCGCCATCGTGCGGGTCCAAATGACAAAGGAGCCAGCACCTGCGCTGAGAGTGCTGGAGGCGCTGTTGCGGGCTTTGTGGCAGTCGGCAGGGCCAGCGCAGTAAGGGCTGGCGGCAACGCCTCCCACTCTCTTCGCCTGATGGGCGCAAGAGACGGGAGGCGGGTGGGCTGAGTGTTCGTCAGCCCTGCGCAATGCGCGCCGCAATGGCCTCACCCACTTGCGTGGTGTTGGCCGTACCGCCCAGGTCGGGCGTACGGGGGCCGCTCTTGATGATTTCTTCGATGGCGCTCACGATGGCATCGTGGGCCTGACGGCCAGCGCCCTGGCCTTGCGTGAGGAAGTCCAGCATCAGCGCGCCGGACCAGATCATCGCAATCGGGTTGGCGATGTTCTTGCCATAGATGTCGGGCGCGGAGCCGTGCACGGGCTCGAACAGGCTGGGGAAGGTGCGCTCGGGGTTCAGGTTGGCCGAAGGGGCCAGGCCAATGGTGCCGGTGGTGGCGGGGCCCAGATCCGAGAGGATGTCGCCAAACAGGTTGGTGGCTGCTACCACGTCAAAGCGGCCGGGCTGCAGCACGAAGCGGGCGGTGAGGATGTCGATGTGCTGCTTGTCCAGCGTGATGCCGGGGTAGTCCTTGGCGACTTCGTCGGCCCGCTTGTCCCACCAGGGCATGCTGATGGCGATGCCATTGCTCTTGGTGGCCAGGGTCACATGCTTTTTGGGGCGGCTTTGGGCCAGGTCGAAGGCGAACTTCAAGAGGCGGTTGGCACCATGGCGCGAGTAGACCGATTCCTGAATGACGATTTCACGGTCCGTGCCCTCGTACATCACGCCGCCGAGCGATGTGTATTCACCCTCGGTGTTCTCACGCACCACGTAGTAGTCAATGTCGCCGGGCT from Acidovorax sp. DW039 harbors:
- a CDS encoding exo-alpha-sialidase codes for the protein MPDGLLQAHPDDPTREVADLPSPRVQAHAANLMVLGDGSLGCVWFGGSMEGRSDISVFMSRLAPGAQQWSPAVQLSHDAERSEQNPILFPAPDGTLWLLHTAQLSGHQNTAVVRVRRSTDHGHTWSAPETLAEAPAGTFVRQPIHVHSDGSWLLPIFHCRAQAGQPWDGSHDDSGVLRSTDQGRSWQAVTVPGSLGCVHMNIVPAADGSLLAFFRSRWADHIYRSRSTDGGQTWQAPEPTQLPNNNSSIQALRLADGRLAMIFNASSAANATERRESLYDELEDTGEGAKGATVAATAQARKAFWGAPRAPMTLALSADDGLTWPWQRNLEVGDGWCMSNDSEQGRNREYSYPSLRQEANGTLHLAYTVFRQHIRHVRLQPDWATQPG
- a CDS encoding tripartite tricarboxylate transporter substrate binding protein; the protein is MNTRKPVSRRPLLAAMASLALAGALPLAPILAQAQGGFPSKPITMVVPYPAGGANDMLGRLLGQKMGEVLGTPAIIDNKPGAGALLGAGIVAKAPADGHTLLVGGLATHAASPHLLKADYDPLKDFEPIGMIGRAPIIIITAADSPYKSLKDVVDAARKDPQAIMYGSSGNGSPLHLAGELFLSIAKVNMVHIPYKGGNAHIIDLIGGRVPIIFDTATNSMPLLRGGKVRALAVGSATRLPDLPDVPTLAELGYPQFEFSAWYALFAPAKTPADVTAKLSAALAKTLKMPEVAAKLGELGVSVGNGSASELRSFLPGEYQRVGNLIKTAKIKAD
- a CDS encoding NAD-dependent succinate-semialdehyde dehydrogenase gives rise to the protein MSTTLSLARPDLVRSANFIAGQWAAFAGPRLDVTNPATGAVITSVPDSGAPEALAALNAAHAAFPTWRKVPAKQRAAIIKRWNDLVLAHQDDLGALISLEQGKPLAEGKGEVAYAASYIEWFGEEATRMNGEVIPAPVPGRRMFALKEPVGVVAAITPWNFPAAMIARKIAPALAAGCTVVCKPAEDTPLTSLALVQLAHEAGVPAGVLNIVTASRQNTPAVVDVWLDDSRVRKITFTGSTPVGKHLARRSADTLKKLSLELGGNAPFIVFEDADVDAAVQGFMAAKFRNGGQTCVCPNRVFVHRSVFDAFASKLTAAVAALKVGPASDPASQIGPMINDRAVEKIERHVNDAVARGAKVLTGGQRLAHLGPNYYAPTVLSGADATMACACEETFGPVAPLTVFDDEAEVIAAANDTPFGLAAYFYSQNVRRIWRVADGLETGIVGINEGALAAEAAPFGGVKESGYGREGSTHGLDDYLHTKYVCQGQLD
- a CDS encoding altronate dehydratase family protein, producing MSRTDSPLLHLHPNDNVLVAKTVLALGQEIAELGVRTRAQVPAGHKIAARRIAAGEQVKKYDTVIGVATRDLEPGDYVHSHNLQLVDYYRDPAFGTDVRPVDYVPEAQRATFEGYVRADGQVGTRNFIGILSSVNCSATVIKNIAAHFTPERLAAYPNVDGVVAFAQTSGCGMSSPSEHFDVLRRTLAGYARHPNLAGVLIVGLGCERNQVDGLVESQGLKTGPQLHTMVMQDVGGTRATIAAGIAAIESMLPAANAARRSTVPASHLKIGLECGGSDGFSGITANPALGAAMDILVRHGGTAILSETPEIHGVEFMLTRRAISPEVGQKLLDRLAWWEKYTAGQNAQFNGVVGHGNQAGGLANIFEKSLGSAMKGGTTPLRAVYEYAEPITEHGFVFMDSPGYDPVASTGQIASGAQLICFTTGRGSMFGSKPAPTIKLASNTPMFTRLEEDMDINCGVVIDGECTVPEMGQRIFEQILRHASGEQTKSELLGLGDHEFVPWHMGIVS
- a CDS encoding tripartite tricarboxylate transporter substrate binding protein, whose product is MQTPRIGRRQLVLGTLSASALALTSSRTAAQNWPERPITFICPWPAGGTADQSMRALCTVAGRVLGQSIAVENKVGASGMIGAKALASAKPDGYTVGQIPISVTRFSQLGTLQADPRKDFAYIARTSGQTFGIAVPAASPFKTLKDFVDFAKANPGKVTYAHAGVGGATHVGMEEFAMAAGIQLNHVPYKGGAEALQGVLGGHVDALADSSSWAPHVEAGKLRLLATWGELRTARFKDTPTLKELGYNVVVDAPNGIGAPKGVDPAILAKLREAFRQAVASPEFKAVADKLDAPLLYLDGPDYEKYVNTVYQKETMLIDKLKLRELMKS
- a CDS encoding LysR substrate-binding domain-containing protein — its product is MALIDRVLRSNLKLRHLQMLVALDQFRHLGRAAEFLSVTQPAVSKTLAEIESMFGLPLFERSTRGTEPTAAGASVVRFARSVLAGYDRTRDEIAAEASGAMGRTSVGVMVAATPTLLAQAVERLKARSSRTTVLIDEGDLTRLLPRLRLGELDLFVGRLEPGYASPDLETEALYQDPMVAVVHPGHALARKRAVRWEDIARQPCVLPPPWASLRVKLEQQFFAHGLHPPVDIVESASFLAQITFLQQRGAVAFMARSVAQHFAALGMLAVLKLAVTVELPPVGLITLRDQRVTPVTAQLVECLREVARGMG
- a CDS encoding LysR family transcriptional regulator: MRNLNLDQLQTLVAIADLGTFAAAAQALHLAPPTVSLHIKELETRLEAELVVRGRRQAELTPAGEVLVQEGRQLLLASDDLVERVRRRAAGREGVVRVGVSAGVSTRLLPLMLEALAQRCPGVELRLEAVGSAESMQRLKAGTLDLAIIASPQPPLPEVRQTPWRNDPMVALLPASWEAPDTITPDWLASRRWASFAPATQMHGLIAHWFGQAGHHARPFLTLSYPGALKSLATASRCAALLPLEEVQDLQGAPEVQVRPLSPTLMRPMAVAHRHHPSPAVQSVLELLAEFADAH
- a CDS encoding MetQ/NlpA family ABC transporter substrate-binding protein, with product MLKKALSALAFATLALSAQAADVVLKVAASSVPHAEILNFVKPRLKAEGIDLQVREFSDYIQPNAAVEDKQLDANYFQHQPYLDSYNKDRKSSIVAVPNGNVHIEPFGAYSKKIKSVNELKDGATVAIPNDPSNTGRALLLLQSQGLIELKDPKNITATPIDIVKNPRKLRFRQLEAALLPRALDDVDLSLINTNYAIEAKLNPSKDALFLEPGDSHYANFVAARKDRANDPNIQKLVKALRTPEVKNFIQEKYKGAVFPAF